The following proteins are encoded in a genomic region of Stigmatopora nigra isolate UIUO_SnigA chromosome 3, RoL_Snig_1.1, whole genome shotgun sequence:
- the LOC144194224 gene encoding tryptophan 5-hydroxylase 1-like encodes MYGSELDADHPGFQDKVYRKRRNYFADLAQSYKHGDLIPRVEYTAEEISTWARVFRELNALYPSHACKEFLKNLPLLVKHCNYKEDNIPQLEDVSRFLKERSGFSIRPVAGYLSPRDFLAGLAFRVFHCTQYVRHSSDPFYTPEPDTCHELLGHVPLLAEPGFAQFSQELGLASLGADDDAVRKLATCYFFTVEFGLCEQDGRLRAFGAGLLSSAGELKHALSGQAKLLPFDPRVTCQEECVITAFQNVYFVADAFDDAKTKMREFAKSIKRPFSLRYDAYTQSVEVLDDSGSIRMLVEDLRHHLDIVEDALGKLV; translated from the exons ATGTACGGCTCCGAATTGGACGCCGACCATCCG ggCTTCCAAGACAAAGTTTACCGCAAACGTCGCAACTACTTTGCGGATTTGGCGCAGAGCTACAAAca tGGCGACCTAATTCCCCGCGTGGAATACACGGCGGAGGAGATCTCCACGTGGGCTCGCGTCTTTCGCGAACTCAACGCGCTCTACCCCAGCCACGCCTGCAAGGAGTTCCTGAAAAACCTGCCCCTGCTGGTCAAACACTGCAACTACAAGGAGGACAATATCCCTCAACTGGAGGATGTCTCGCGCTTCCTCAAAG aacGTTCGGGTTTCAGTATCCGTCCCGTGGCCGGCTACTTGTCGCCCCGAGACTTCCTGGCGG GTTTGGCCTTCCGAGTGTTCCACTGCACGCAGTACGTCCGCCATAGTTCCGATCCCTTCTACACACCCGAACC GGACACGTGTCACGAACTTCTGGGCCACGTGCCCCTGCTGGCCGAACCGGGCTTCGCGCAGTTCTCGCAGGAGCTGGGCCTGGCCTCGTTGGGCGCCGACGACGACGCCGTACGCAAGCTCGCCACG TGTTACTTCTTCACGGTGGAGTTCGGACTCTGCGAGCAAGACGGACGACTTCGCGCCTTCGGGGCTGGACTGCTCTCGTCCGCCGGCGAGCTCAAG CACGCGTTGTCGGGCCAAGCCAAGTTGCTCCCGTTCGATCCCCGCGTCACCTGCCAGGAGGAGTGCGTCATCACCGCCTTCCAGAACGTTTACTTTGTGGCCGACGCCTTCGACGACGCCAAAACTAAAATGag GGAGTTTGCCAAGTCCATCAAGCGTCCGTTCTCGCTGCGCTACGACGCGTACACACAAAGCGTGGAGGTGCTGGACGACAGCGGCAGCATCCGAATGCTGGTGGAGGACTTGCGCCACCATCTGGACATTGTGGAAGACGCCCTGGGCAAGCTCGTCTAA
- the LOC144194231 gene encoding CD81 antigen-like, with amino-acid sequence MGVEGCTKCIKYLLFFLNFIFWLAGCVVLGVALWLRHEPQTSSLLEINFEGQQAPSTFYISVHILIAVGAVMMVVGFLGCYGAIQESQCLLGTFFACLVILFACEVAAGIWGFMHKDTVSKEMINFYDSIYDKVSSGTLTTDAEKQRTAAHVLKVFHETLSCCGKGQGTSILTQFTDRLGITNLCPSSGTSVNCHARLTELFSDKIYLIGIAALVVAVIMIFEMIFSMVLCCGIRNSPVY; translated from the exons ATGGGCGTCGAAGGTTGCACCAAATGTATCAAGTACCTGCTTTTCTTCCTCAACTTCATCTTCTGG ctGGCCGGGTGCGTGGTCCTGGGCGTGGCCCTGTGGCTCCGACATGAGCCTCAAACCAGCAGCCTACTGGAGATCAACTTTGAAGGACAACAGGCACCAAGTACCTTCTACATCA GTGTGCACATCTTGATCGCGGTGGGCGCCgtgatgatggtggtgggtTTCCTGGGCTGCTACGGCGCCATCCAAGAGTCACAATGTCTGCTGGGAACG TTCTTCGCTTGTCTCGTCATCCTTTTCGCCTGCGAAGTGGCCGCCGGGATCTGGGGTTTCATGCACAAAGATACG GTTTCCAAGGAGATGATCAACTTCTACGACTCCATCTACGACAAAGTCTCGTCGGGGACGCTGACCACGGACGCCGAAAAGCAGCGGACCGCCGCCCACGTGCTCAAAGTCTTCCACGAGACG ctgAGTTGTTGCGGCAAAGGTCAAGGCACGTCCATCCTGACGCAATTCACCGACCGGCTGGGCATCACCAACCTCTGTCCCAGCTCCGGCACCTCGGTG AACTGCCACGCCCGTCTCACCGAGCTCTTTTCCGACAAGATCTACCTGATCGGCATCGCCGCCCTGGTGGTGGCCGTCATCATG ATCTTCGAGATGATCTTCAGCATGGTGTTGTGCTGCGGCATCCGCAACAGCCCCGTCTACTAA